A window of Mytilus edulis chromosome 10, xbMytEdul2.2, whole genome shotgun sequence contains these coding sequences:
- the LOC139491304 gene encoding probable helicase senataxin, producing the protein MKDNLVTGQSFIICKEEGEFKTMMNKNIHLRAVVYRPHFQTVKEKEDVTDTAGMSNDQVSEDSVEDECTGRPPPDKQKMDTRSKPWLKDIRKSGNKTLFGKTGIQIRLPGSRNDNGQCNTKKRTNHVESSDDTDDTVTYHEEKNLTKNDEPKKCAGIRRNSSSASTECEVIESTAPTKKNKKIRKKKSRIKSSDDESSSESEDEEEQKKKVSKKKNSSGKASSKVIHISSETTETDDAAHLVHRDKGKRKRQLSGPFDTHSKMCSSKKLKSILEESTEDSYETKWVTLKNNSKSNNPAHKRKSGDIDHSSSSESEIMKKRKSQKKSGSKKKSNAMTPELTLKFSSDDEELPPLVRPRKRHSSDSSTRSTQSNASTVAYSHSQVKGEQMENSFPIHDPEYQNISSGNENEDSGADSDTPLKLIMLKRNSSSETKQSNNSDENESELLFSQIPTKDQGKKDTGERGRKERAFSAYTQEEDEIFVIDSDENFYSSMSQQNLTIDYNDKPDAENDEDERVSFFLDGEDDVDTIPVKIESPELPLDFDWLKKKVEARDWTKECYDMNTQVVTPIKVENVEKDNYDADTQIISDDSDEDFFEAATQIPNKNKSGMKVKNGDETGSETEDYYDVATQLPDNNIKNKSSMEKNVRLADTEKAVEDLYNAPTQLPVDNIKNKSSRVEKVRSLDTKKAMEDFYNASTQVAIIDCDDFESDDNELFQAATQVSGIKDEGSSSYDRTNKKVKKEMDKEDYYNAQTQVFNDSEKKLPIRRKSFDLDNFDEQFEKGKNLHINRRQSFNESKPERFIKRESKDLYDANTQIDRTNKHSVVQRLSDEGCVVEHIKETKVIVKKQFSTPLEAQKYLKEYNSSEDLYGDDTEEYDWQKGNKPTTKKKPVYYNANKDDTKVVGDVYDINTQIDRTKMEAKEEFDPYAAATQVVKPEVIDISDDENDTDLYNCATQAEYKFEAEESSVSEVKDKKLKNSILSSGIQQISNKLSFGLPKNVMDAMSQMESQNRCNIYDMATQVQNHDENETESDQEIYAAATQFEISCDETSKTNDIYNDQTLADNVDEDSQNCYNEMTQVETPQRQSKKEARNVFNTMTQVDNTDDVCEAFDPYSAQTQGDNVQMLSSEDEIYEQATQVNLTVAVSDDEDSVKSDDDGSNQQEDNNCVYVAMLDDDVDENVNENQKDRSASPVETNDGYIAMLDEVDEGPRPVIDTHSTSVSKSKENKTPKKDKTYVKHTMLKKVSSEEKKTMECSPKKPKTSKEKRESFQLEKEKFYSQKPSKKRDSNSPEITNDIDIVEENTSQWLSKQQKSKETEKVKRHRETKPYSAADNSLDGKIRAAKNRMVERKKQTIQPQPVKRKHLFVEGASDVSDVTLPDEKEILAKQLPLLEFPRAKGAQSSQEDQQTTKENQKKDNITSEKTDKSRRGDNRSHSQSDRHERSSSKHKHRHSSSQSSGHRKERDSKDQRDKRSGDKDPKPHDKDQKSHDKRQESHDKKKDHRSSSRSSDKKDEKSSEKSKSSEKSKERESSRRSSGKSSHHSSSQKEKDESSKKDETKKDDKDKTIMKRIPKLSETAKKEKEKEIVTKSPLLATNLDSQISGDFMSKIGLSNMKITSRVRTPSREESEQRTESLMEASTSEVSINNNSPEKTTVRISMYRERDLEIVSTGILETTSPTETHEKTPKSILRILGSESKRLNVQFRIPAYSQSAENTHRGVDWDNRKARFNTHFPDGLPKLPGENENEPVTQQPVTSSVNLMKKLPLNLQAAKAKPLTTQNQNSTITYQPPPGAYSSTSQQIPVATVPTPSTYQQHRNRAAHYNNSRPSSAHQQVDRVPIPLFKQGSSPIADLSILDLNYFFVKILKWNASWFDEYEKHQTAPPDVDEAYPVSHLLDSYDSYEDYFKTLFPHLYLETWETCVRSWQESKGRRRSVDIVFTRVHKPCDKMFTYTFTAVVPKQTFNLLNEGDLVIVNTWGVNAWEVSAKHKAKYYPQLGFIERLVYRRNQGDVVKILQTFPSLVKEGKYPSDFIGLEIIVKTRFRQFKMLPDKRSSITVVCSLVSTLRHYNALSRLYKTTMVNSILTPGILRVFHNHPSVKENDLLELDNYNKSQQKAIVISTKIALEPVQQNRVVLIQGPPGTGKSYTIIGIIKNIIKKSNRTCHICLCAPSNAAVDELMKRLIDERRKMEEKSKHSGFRLVRIGKPENIHHDVQKYTYREIVKVNQAEELKNKIKRQVNTSVVKEIDKLKTRISSLHEELTNKTINMQTIEAGKIRSEISKLEKKKDDMEVSIQAQYKDIKLTRQEDQKVMRDVLIKSHIVCGTLNSFGNDFYADILAPYSQNIRRSMFNCVIVDEASQATELDTLIPLQYGTTKLIMVGDPEQLPPTVLSQKSAQKSFGQSLFERFYCHFRHEDVNPVLFLDTQYRMHPEIALFPSKFVYLGALKTDSSVEERCNIFQLKPYLLFDMQEGQEHSTQRGAIINSTEAEFTIELCEFLMSRTKLQQHQIGIIAPYQQQKKIIKEGLESMKLISIEVNTVDSFQGREKEVIILSCTRAKNVSGGIGFLANSKRMNVALTRAKTALYVVGCLSSLKRGDLAWRNLIEDAEQRTFIRKITQGRYNRVFNGCLNISTRLG; encoded by the exons ATAAACAAAAGATGGATACCAGATCAAAACCATGGCTTAAGGACATAAGAAAGTCGGGGAATAAAACTCTGTTTGGAAAAACTGGAATTCAGATCAGATTGCCAGGTTCTAGAAATGATAATGGCCAATGTAACACGAAAAAAAGGACAAATCATGTAGAAAGTTCCGATGATACAGATGACACTGTAACTTATCATGAAGAAAAAAACTTGACGAAGAATGATGAACCTAAAAAGTGTGCTGGTATACGAAGAAATTCCTCGTCTGCGTCAACAGAGTGTGAAGTGATTGAATCTACAGCTcctactaaaaaaaataaaaaaatcaggaaaaagaAATCTCGAATAAAATCAAGTGATGATGAAAGTTCTTCAGAGAGTGAAGATGAGGAAGAGCAGAAGAAAAAAGTTAGCAAAAAGAAAAACTCATCGGGCAAGGCCTCTTCTAAGGTCATTCATATATCTTCAGAGACAACGGAAACTGACGATGCTGCACATCTCGTGCACAGGGACAAAGGGAAAAGAAAAAGGCAACTGTCAGGGCCATTTGATACACATTCAAAAATGTGTTCcagtaaaaaattgaaaagtatACTAGAAGAATCTACAGAGGATTCATATGAAACTAAATGGGTTACTTTGAAAAACAATTCCAAGTCAAACAATCCAGCGCATAAACGCAAATCAGGTGATATTGACCATAGCTCTTCGTCAGAATCAGAAATCATGAAGAAAAGAAAATCTCAGAAGAAATCAGGTAGCAAAAAGAAAAGCAATGCAATGACCCCTGAGTTAACCTTGAAATTTTCCTCTGATGATGAAGAATTACCTCCCCTTGTTAGGCCAAGGAAGAGACATAGTAGTGACAGCTCTACAAGATCAACACAGAGCAATGCCTCCACAGTGGCATACAGTCATTCTCAAGTGAAAGGGGAACAGATGGAAAATTCTTTTCCAATTCATGATCCtgaatatcaaaatatttcttcTGGCAATGAAAATGAAGATTCTGGTGCAGATTCAGACACCCCACTTAAATTGATCATGCTAAAGCGAAACTCATCGTCAGAAACAAAACAGAGCAATAACTCTGATGAAAACGAATCAGAGTTACTGTTTTCTCAAATCCCCACAAAAGACCAGGGTAAGAAAGATACAGGAGAAAGGGGTAGAAAGGAAAGAGCATTCTCTGCCTATACTCAAGAGGAAGATGAAATATTTGTGATTGATTCTGACGAAAATTTTTACTCCAGCATGTCACAGCAAAATTTAACAATTGATTACAATGACAAACCAGATGCTGAAAATGATGAGGATGAACGAGTTAGTTTTTTCCTTGATGGGGAAGATGATGTTGATACTATACCTGTAAAAATTGAAAGTCCTGAGCTGCCCCTTGATTTTGACTGGTTGAAAAAGAAAGTTGAAGCACGAGATTGGACGAAAGAATGCTACGACATGAATACTCAAGTTGTTACCCCTATCAAGGTAGAAAATGTAGAAAAAGATAATTATGATGCTGATACGCAAATTATTAGTGACGATTCAGATGAAGACTTTTTTGAGGCTGCAACTCAGAttccaaataaaaacaaatctggcATGAAGGTTAAAAATGGGGATGAAACAGGTTCAGAAACTGAGGACTATTATGATGTGGCAACTCAACTTCCTGACAACAATATCAAAAATAAGTCTTCCATGGAAAAAAATGTTCGTCTAGCAGACACTGAAAAAGCTGTGGAAGACTTATACAATGCACCAACTCAACTTCCtgttgacaatataaaaaataagtctAGCAGGGTAGAAAAAGTTCGTTCATTAGATACTAAAAAAGCAATGGAAGACTTTTACAATGCAAGTACTCAAGTAGCAATTATTGATTGTGATGACTTTGAATCAGACGACAATGAATTGTTTCAAGCAGCGACACAAGTTTCAGGTATTAAAGATGAAGGAAGCTCAAGTTATGACAGAACAAACAAGAAAGTTAAAAAGGAGATGGATAAAGAGGACTATTACAATGCTCAAACTCAAGTTTTTAATGATTCTGAGAAGAAATTACCAATAAGAAGAAAAAGCTTTGATTTGGACAATTTTGATGAACaatttgaaaaaggcaagaaTTTGCATATCAACAGAAGGCAAAGTTTTAATGAGTCAAAACCAGAAAGGTTTATAAAAAGAGAGAGTAAGGATCTATATGATGCCAACACACAAATTGATAGGACTAATAAACATTCTGTCGTACAGCGCTTGAGCGATGAAGGCTGTGTTGTCGAACACATAAAGGAAACAAAGGTCATTGttaaaaaacaattttccacGCCGTTAGAAGCACAGAAATATcttaaagaatataattcatcaGAAGACTTGTATGGTGATGATACTGAGGAGTATGATTGGCAGAAAGGTAacaaaccaacaacaaaaaagaagcCAGTATATTACAACGCTAATAAGGATGATACAAAAGTTGTAGGCGATGTTTATGACATTAATACTCAAATTGATCGTACCAAAATGGAGGCAAAAGAAGAATTTGATCCATATGCTGCAGCAACTCAGGTAGTTAAACCTGAGGTGATCGATATTTCTGATGATGAAAATGATACTGATCTGTACAACTGTGCTACGCAGGCCGAATATAAATTTGAAGCAGAAGAGAGTTCCGTCAGTGAAGTTAAGGACAAAAAACTGAAGAATAGCATATTATCAAGTGGTATacaacaaatatcaaacaaactTAGTTTTGGCCTACCAAAAAATGTTATGGATGCTATGTCACAAATGGAATCGCAGAATCGCTGCAATATTTACGACATGGCAACACAGGTCCAAAACCATGACGAAAATGAAACTGAGAGTGATCAGGAAATATATGCCGCTGCCACTCAATTTGAAATTTCATGCGATGAAACCAGCAAGACGAACGATATTTATAATGACCAAACTCTGGCCGACAATGTAGATGAAGATAGCCAAAACTGCTACAATGAAATGACGCAAGTTGAGACTCCCCAAAGACAGTCCAAAAAGGAAGCAAGAAATGTCTTTAACACAATGACACAAGTTGATAACACTGATGATGTTTGTGAAGCATTTGATCCATATAGTGCACAGACTCAAGGGGACAATGTTCAAATGTTAAGTTCAGAAGACGAAATCTATGAACAGGCTACACAAGTTAATTTAACTGTTGCCGTAAGTGATGATGAAGATTCTGTGAAAAGTGATGATGATGGAAGCAATCAACAAGAAGATAACAATTGTGTATATGTAGCAATGCTGGATGATGATGTTGATGAAAATGTCAATGAAAACCAAAAGGACAGATCTGCGAGTCCAGTTGAGACTAACGATGGTTACATTGCTATGTTAGATGAGGTAGATGAAGGTCCACGACCAGTTATTGATACTCATAGTACCTCCGTTTCAAAATCAAAAGAGAATAAAACTCCTAAGAAAGACAAAACTTATGTAAAGCACACAATGTTGAAAAAAGTTTCAAGTGAAGAAAAGAAAACTATGGAATGTTCACCGAAAAAACCTAAGACATCAAAGGAGAAAAGAGAGAGTTTCcagttagaaaaagaaaaattttattCTCAAAAACCAAGTAAAAAGCGGGACTCCAATTCACCAGAGATTACTAATGATATTGACATTGTTGAAGAAAATACTAGTCAGTGGTTATCTAAGCAACAGAAAAGTAAAGAAACTGAGAAAGTCAAAAGGCATAGAGAAACTAAACCATATTCTGCTGCAGACAATAGCTTGGATGGAAAGATTAGGGCTGCTAAAAATAGAATGGTGGAGAGAAAGAAGCAAACTATACAACCCCAACCTGtcaaaagaaaacatttatttgttgAAG GTGCAAGTGATGTTTCTGATGTAACTCTCCCTGATGAAAAAGAGATCCTAGCTAAACAGTTACCATTACTGGAATTTCCACGAGCAAAGGGGGCACAGAGCAGTCAGGAAGATCAGCAAACAACCAAAGAAAATCAGAAAAAAGATAATATAACTTCCGAGAAGACGGATAAAAGTAGAAGGGGAGATAATCGCAGTCATTCTCAGTCGGATAGACATGAAAGGTCATCATCTAAACACAAACATCGTCATAGCTCATCACAAAGTTCTGGTCACAGAAAAGAAAGAGACTCTAAAGATCAGAGAGATAAGAGGTCAGGTGACAAGGATCCGAAGCCACATGACAAGGATCAGAAATCACATGACAAGAGACAGGAGTCACATGACAAGAAAAAAGATCACAGATCATCTAGTAGGTCTTCTGATAAGAAGGATGAGAAGTCATCTGAAAAATCCAAATCGTCAGAAAAGTCCAAGGAGAGAGAATCTTCAAGGAGATCTTCAGGCAAAAGTAGTCATCATTCGTCTTCTCAAAAGGAAAAAGATGAATCATCGAAGAAAGATGAGACAAAGAAAGATGACAAAGATAAGACAATCATGAAAAGGATTCCAAAGTTGTCTGAAACTGCAAAGaaagagaaagaaaaagaaatagtAACAAAATCACCATTATTAGCAACAAACCTAGATTCACAAATTTCTGGGGATTTTATGTCAAAAATTGGCTTGAGTAATATGAAGATCACATCACGAGTCAGAACACCAAGCCGTGAAGAATCGGAACAAAGAACAGAAAGTCTGATGGAGGCATCAACTTCAGAGGTCAGCATCAATAATAATTCTCCCGAGAAGACGACAGTAAGAATATCAATGTACAGAGAAAGAGATCTTGAAATTGTATCAACAGGAATTCTAGAAACAACATCTCCGACTGAAACACATGAGAAAACACCCAAATCAATTCTGCGTATATTAGGATCAGAGAGCAAACGTCTAAATGTTCAGTTTAGGATACCAGCATATTCTCAGTCTGCAGAGAATACGCATAGAGGAGTTGATTGGGACAATAGGAAAGCCAGGTTTAACACACATTTTCCTGATGGACTACCAAAACTACCTGGGGAAAATGAAAATGAACCAGTTACACAGCAACCAGTCACTAGCTCTGTAAACCTGATGAAAAAACTACCTCTCAATTTACAG GCTGCAAAGGCAAAACCTCTAACAACACAGAATCAAAATTCAACAATTACTTATCAACCACCTCCTGGTGCTTATTCAAGTACCAGTCAACAGATACCAGTAGCAACTGTTCCCACACCATCTACTTACCAGCAACATAGAAACAGAGCTGCCCACTATAATAATTCAAGACCGTCTTCTGCTCATCAGCAGGTTGATAGGGTACCAATTCCTCTTTTCAAACAGGGAAGCAGTCCTATTGCTGATCTGAGTATTTTAGACTTGAATTACTTCTTTGTGAAGATATTGAAGTGGAATGCCAGCTGGTTTGATGAATATG aaaaacatCAGACAGCGCCTCCAGATGTTGATGAAGCGTATCCTGTTTCACATCTCTTAGACTCTTATGACAGTTACGAAGattatttcaaaactttattcCCCCACCTTTATCTGGAAACATGGGAAACA tgtGTGAGGTCTTGGCAAGAGTCAAAGGGAAGAAGGAGATCAGTTGACATTGTGTTTACTCGCGTTCATAAACCATGTGACAAGATGTTCACATATACTTTTACTG CTGTGGTCCCAAAGCAGACCTTCAATCTTTTAAATGAAGGAGATCTTGTGATAGTAAACACTTGGGGTGTGAATGCATGGGAAGTCAGTGCCAAACATAAAGCCAAGTATTATCCACAGCTAGGATTCATAGAGAGGCTTGTGTATCGTAGGAATCAGGGTGATGTTGTTAAAATCCTACAGACTTTTCCTTCTTTAG TAAAAGAAGGAAAATATCCGTCTGATTTCATTGGACTAGAAATAATTGTGAAGACCAGATTTCGACAGTTCAAAATGTTACCTGACAAGAGATCTTCTATTACG gttGTATGCTCGTTGGTATCAACATTACGACACTACAATGCTTTGTCCCGCCTTTACAAGACTACGATGGTCAATAGTATTTTGACTCCAGGTATCCTCAGAGTATTTCACAATCATCCTTCAGTTAAAGAAAATGATCTTCTAGAATTA GATAACTATAACAAGTCACAACAAAAAGCTATTGTGATATCAACCAAGATAGCACTGGAGCCAGTACAACAAAATAGGGTGGTGCTGATCCAAGGACCTCCTGGTACTGGTAAATCCTATACTATTATAGGTATAATCAAGAATATCATTAAG AAAAGCAATAGGACATGTCACATTTGTCTGTGTGCACCATCAAATGCTGCTGTAGATGAATTAATGAAAAGACTAATAGATGAAAGAAGGAAGATGGAAGAAAAGA gtAAACATTCTGGATTCCGACTTGTTCGCATTGGGAAACCAGAAAATATACATCATGATGTACAAAAGTACACATATCGTGAGATTGTAAAGGTTAATCAGGCCGAGG AATTAAAGAACAAAATTAAACGACAGGTCAACACAAGTGTGGTAAAAGAGATTGATAAGCTGAAGACCAGAATATCAAGTTTGCATGAGGAATTGACCAATAAGACGATCAATATGCAAACAATTGAG GCAGGGAAGATTAGAAGTGAAATAAGtaaattagaaaagaaaaaagatgATATGGAAGTTTCAATCCAGGCTCAATATAAA GACATAAAACTCACGAGGCAAGAAGATCAAAAAGTTATGAGGGATGTGTTGATAAAGAGCCATATAGTGTGTGGCACACTGAATTCCTTTGGGAACGATTTTTATGCAGACATACTAGCTCCTTACTCTCAAAACATCAGGAGGTCGATGTTTAATTGTGTTATTGTAGATGAG GCTTCTCAAGCAACTGAGTTAGATACACTAATACCATTACAATATGGAACTACTAAATTGATTATGGTAGGAGATCCTGAACAACTTCCACCAACTGTCTTGTCACAG aagtCTGCTCAGAAAAGTTTTGGACAATCACTGTTTGAGAGGTTCTACTGTCATTTTAGACATGAAGACGTTAACCCTGTTCTATTCTTAGATACACAGTATAGAATGCATCCAGAAATTGCTCTTTTTCCGAGCAAATTTGTCTACCTTGGTGCACTCAAGACTGACAG TTCTGTAGAGGAGAGATGTAACATATTCCAGTTAAAACCTTATCTTTTATTTGATATGCAAGAAGGACAGGAACACAGTACACAGAGGGG AGCAATTATAAACTCTACAGAGGCTGAGTTCACGATAGAATTGTGTGAGTTCCTAATGAGTCGCACAAAGTTGCAGCAGCATCAGATTGGTATCATTGCACCATACCAACAgcagaaaaaaatcatcaaagaagGGCTAGAATCAAT gaAATTGATATCGATTGAAGTCAACACGGTAGACAGTTTTCAAGGTCGCGAGAAAGAAGTAATAATCCTTAGTTGTACAAGAGCTAAGAATGTTTCTGGTGGAATAGG